From Pongo pygmaeus isolate AG05252 chromosome 22, NHGRI_mPonPyg2-v2.0_pri, whole genome shotgun sequence, one genomic window encodes:
- the LOC129022491 gene encoding keratin-associated protein 12-2 isoform X1 yields the protein MCHTSCSSGCQPACCMPSPCQPACCVPSPCQASCCVPVGCQSSVCVPVSFKPAVCMPVSCQSSVCVPVSFKSAVCMPVSCQSSVCVPVSCRPIVCAAPSCQSTVCVPVSCRPVVYAAPSCQSSGCCQPSCTSVLCRPISYSIPSCC from the coding sequence ATGTGCCATACCAGCTGCTCCTCGGGCTGCCAGCCAGCCTGCTGCATGCCCAGCCCCTGCCAGCCAGCCTGTTGTGTGCCCAGCCCCTGCCAGGCATCCTGCTGTGTGCCTGTGGGCTGCCAGTCCTCCGTGTGTGTGCCCGTGAGCTTCAAGCCAGCCGTGTGCATGCCCGTGAGCTGCCAGTCTTCTGTGTGTGTGCCCGTGAGCTTCAAGTCAGCCGTGTGCATGCCCGTGAGCTGCCAgtcttctgtgtgtgtgcctgtgagcTGCAGGCCCATTGTGTGTGCGGCCCCCTCCTGCCAGTCCAccgtgtgtgtgcctgtgagcTGCAGGCCCGTCGTGTATGCGGCTCCCTCCTGCCAGTCCTCTGGGTGCTGCCAGCCTTCCTGCACCAGCGTCCTCTGCAGACCCATCTCCTACAGTATCCCTTCCTGCTGCTGA
- the LOC129022491 gene encoding keratin-associated protein 12-1 isoform X2: MCHTSCSSGCQPACCMPSPCQPACSVCMPVSCQSSVCVPVSCRPIVCAAPSCQSTVCVPVSCRPVVYAAPSCQSSGCCQPSCTSVLCRPISYSIPSCC, translated from the exons ATGTGCCATACCAGCTGCTCCTCGGGCTGCCAGCCAGCCTGCTGCATGCCCAGCCCCTGCCAGCCAGCCTGTT CCGTGTGCATGCCCGTGAGCTGCCAgtcttctgtgtgtgtgcctgtgagcTGCAGGCCCATTGTGTGTGCGGCCCCCTCCTGCCAGTCCAccgtgtgtgtgcctgtgagcTGCAGGCCCGTCGTGTATGCGGCTCCCTCCTGCCAGTCCTCTGGGTGCTGCCAGCCTTCCTGCACCAGCGTCCTCTGCAGACCCATCTCCTACAGTATCCCTTCCTGCTGCTGA